In a single window of the Desulfovibrio mangrovi genome:
- a CDS encoding beta-ketoacyl-ACP synthase III translates to MTKHCYIHGFGSFAPAKVLTNHDLEKFVDTNDEWIRTRTGIEERHVVEEGQCTSDLVTEAAKVALADAGIGAEALTHILVATCTPDAYCPNTACVVEDKLGIKGAMALDMNAACSGFVYGLQVACGLTAVSEDTTILLSGGETLTTRLNWEDRNTCVLFGDAAGAVVISAKQTPGSAKVVDIELSSDGSLRDLLTIAGGGSSVPYKLNQPVPAEHFVMMQGREVFKHAVRSMAGICETLLTRNGMTASDVDLLIPHQANIRIIEAVGKKLEIESEKVFVNLNKFGNTSAASIPLALADAKRQGLLKPGMRVLLTTFGGGFTWGSALLEF, encoded by the coding sequence ATGACCAAGCATTGCTATATCCACGGGTTCGGCTCCTTTGCTCCCGCAAAGGTACTGACCAACCATGATCTTGAAAAATTCGTCGATACCAACGACGAATGGATCAGGACCCGAACCGGCATTGAAGAGCGCCACGTGGTCGAAGAAGGCCAGTGCACTTCCGACCTTGTTACGGAAGCTGCAAAGGTCGCGCTGGCCGACGCCGGTATCGGTGCCGAAGCACTGACCCATATCCTTGTCGCCACCTGCACCCCGGATGCATACTGCCCCAACACCGCGTGCGTTGTTGAGGACAAGCTCGGCATCAAGGGCGCCATGGCGCTGGACATGAACGCAGCCTGCTCCGGCTTCGTCTACGGACTGCAGGTCGCCTGCGGCCTGACCGCCGTTTCCGAAGACACCACCATTCTGCTTTCCGGCGGAGAAACGCTCACCACCCGCCTGAACTGGGAAGACCGCAATACCTGCGTTCTTTTCGGCGACGCAGCCGGTGCCGTTGTCATCTCGGCAAAGCAGACCCCCGGCAGTGCCAAGGTCGTCGATATCGAACTGTCTTCCGACGGTTCCCTGCGCGACCTGCTGACCATTGCCGGCGGCGGCTCTTCGGTTCCGTACAAGCTGAACCAGCCTGTTCCTGCCGAGCACTTTGTCATGATGCAGGGACGCGAAGTCTTCAAGCACGCCGTGCGCAGCATGGCAGGCATCTGCGAGACCTTGCTGACCCGCAACGGCATGACCGCGAGCGACGTTGACCTGCTGATTCCGCATCAGGCCAACATCCGCATCATCGAAGCCGTAGGCAAGAAGCTGGAAATCGAATCCGAAAAGGTGTTCGTCAACCTGAACAAGTTCGGCAACACGTCTGCGGCCTCCATTCCGCTGGCGCTGGCCGATGCAAAGCGCCAGGGCCTGCTCAAGCCGGGCATGCGTGTTCTGCTGACCACCTTCGGCGGCGGTTTCACCTGGGGCTCTGCACTGCTCGAATTCTAA
- the plsX gene encoding phosphate acyltransferase PlsX, translated as MHNSPIIAVDVMGGDHGPAVNIPGAIEAARTYGIRLALVGDAEKIKAELDRLPSGMLSGKVVYDIVHTDEVAGMDEKPSDILRRKKNSSIQVACRLVKEGKADGIVSAGNSGATVACGMFIMGRIPGVDRPALASVMPTEKKPIVLLDVGANVDCKPHHLFQFGLMADAYARDLLEYESPRIGLLSIGEEEGKGNTQVKEAYDLFKMAKNIRFVGNVEGRDLFTGDVDVIVCDGFVGNVALKLSEGLSSSMSRILKRELLSSLIAKIGTLLAKSAFKRFARMVDYAEYGGAPVLGLKGIAIVCHGASNAKAITNAVKMAAAFVEKKTNERLVEAISANEELTSFGKAVKN; from the coding sequence ATGCATAACAGCCCCATTATCGCCGTGGACGTCATGGGCGGGGACCACGGCCCCGCCGTCAACATTCCCGGTGCGATAGAGGCTGCCCGCACTTACGGCATCCGGCTCGCTCTGGTTGGCGACGCGGAGAAAATCAAGGCTGAACTCGATAGACTGCCTTCCGGAATGCTTTCCGGCAAGGTGGTCTATGATATTGTCCATACGGATGAAGTTGCCGGCATGGACGAAAAGCCTTCAGACATACTGCGCCGCAAAAAGAACTCTTCCATTCAGGTTGCCTGCCGACTCGTCAAGGAAGGCAAGGCGGATGGAATAGTAAGCGCCGGTAACTCCGGTGCGACTGTTGCGTGCGGTATGTTTATCATGGGTCGTATTCCGGGGGTTGACCGTCCGGCGCTTGCCAGCGTCATGCCCACGGAAAAAAAGCCCATCGTCCTTCTGGACGTAGGCGCCAATGTGGACTGCAAACCGCATCACCTGTTCCAGTTCGGCCTCATGGCCGACGCCTATGCGCGCGACCTGCTCGAATACGAGTCTCCGCGCATCGGCCTGCTTTCCATCGGTGAAGAGGAAGGCAAGGGGAACACACAGGTGAAAGAGGCGTATGACCTCTTCAAGATGGCAAAGAACATCCGCTTTGTCGGCAACGTGGAAGGCAGAGACCTCTTCACGGGCGACGTGGATGTCATTGTCTGTGACGGTTTTGTGGGCAACGTGGCCCTGAAACTCAGCGAAGGCCTGAGTTCTTCAATGAGCCGCATTCTCAAGCGCGAACTGCTGTCGAGCCTTATTGCAAAGATCGGCACGCTGCTCGCCAAAAGCGCCTTCAAGCGCTTTGCCCGCATGGTGGACTACGCCGAATACGGCGGTGCCCCCGTTCTGGGCCTGAAAGGAATCGCCATTGTGTGCCACGGCGCCTCGAACGCCAAGGCCATTACCAACGCGGTCAAAATGGCAGCCGCCTTCGTAGAGAAGAAAACCAACGAACGTCTGGTTGAAGCCATCAGCGCCAATGAGGAGCTGACCAGCTTCGGCAAGGCCGTCAAGAATTGA
- the rpmF gene encoding 50S ribosomal protein L32: MAVSQTKKSKSKKGMRRSHHRVAVPTVVFCQCGEAALPHRVCAACGTYNGRQMTKENA, translated from the coding sequence ATGGCTGTATCTCAGACTAAGAAGTCCAAGTCCAAGAAGGGCATGCGTCGTTCCCACCACCGCGTGGCTGTTCCCACCGTTGTTTTCTGCCAGTGCGGCGAAGCTGCTCTGCCCCACCGTGTTTGTGCCGCTTGCGGTACCTACAACGGCCGCCAGATGACGAAGGAAAATGCATAA
- a CDS encoding YceD family protein has protein sequence MTQIWIPLNDIPAEGKEITVDAQSIWLEPIAEFKLPYRIVDALSAVLHLLPQEDGCLVRGRIAGTVAMPCDRCAEDATITVNQKFTELFSMQEDLLEPGQAPAVRPAKDGQWLEIEVSAILWEEFVVSLPLKPLCNEACKGLCPTCGMDLNTGSCDCKTEELDPRLAVLQNLKINK, from the coding sequence ATGACACAAATTTGGATTCCACTGAACGACATCCCCGCAGAGGGCAAAGAAATCACGGTCGACGCGCAGTCCATCTGGCTGGAACCGATTGCTGAATTCAAGCTGCCCTACCGCATTGTGGATGCACTGTCCGCCGTGCTGCACCTTCTTCCGCAGGAAGACGGCTGTCTTGTGCGCGGTCGCATTGCCGGCACTGTCGCCATGCCGTGTGACCGTTGCGCGGAGGACGCCACCATAACGGTGAACCAGAAGTTCACGGAACTCTTCTCCATGCAGGAAGACCTGCTTGAGCCGGGACAGGCACCCGCCGTTCGCCCCGCCAAGGACGGTCAGTGGCTGGAAATTGAAGTTTCCGCCATTCTGTGGGAAGAGTTCGTTGTATCGCTTCCGCTTAAGCCGTTGTGCAATGAAGCTTGCAAAGGTCTGTGCCCCACGTGCGGTATGGATCTGAACACGGGCAGCTGCGACTGCAAGACCGAGGAACTTGATCCCCGCCTTGCCGTGCTGCAGAACCTGAAAATCAATAAATAA
- the rpmB gene encoding 50S ribosomal protein L28, with product MSRECEICGKKPQSGNLVSHSNIKTKRRFLPNLQSVRHQLPSGEVKHMSVCTRCIRSGAVVKPVTAKKA from the coding sequence ATGTCTAGAGAATGCGAAATCTGCGGTAAGAAGCCCCAGTCCGGTAACCTGGTTTCCCACTCCAACATCAAGACCAAGCGTCGCTTCCTGCCCAACCTGCAGAGCGTTCGTCATCAGCTGCCCAGCGGCGAAGTAAAGCACATGAGCGTGTGCACCCGTTGTATTCGCTCCGGTGCTGTTGTTAAGCCCGTTACCGCCAAGAAAGCCTAA
- a CDS encoding EamA family transporter, whose product MLWFVLALGTAFFSALEATVVKKWLGHLSRYEMLACFLGWSWPMFALYILIQGWQPLAPAYWHALLFMLPLNILGTFIQYEAIRSAPLSLTMPLLAFTPAFMIVTGLVFLGEMPSPVGLAGIACIVAGSWMLNVDSASPTALLEPFRAIFRVKGSRYALYASMIWAVGAVLSKRMAVSGDPVYAGAMFFAIHNVVLVGGLFLTGRASPQVLLRHPVAGAISGLVLVAHIACHYISITMVTAAYMISIKRLNGLFSVLMGRLFFNDENVYGRLAGAAMMAFGAGIIAFLG is encoded by the coding sequence ATGCTCTGGTTCGTTCTTGCCTTGGGCACAGCTTTTTTTTCCGCCCTTGAGGCGACTGTGGTGAAAAAATGGCTGGGGCACCTTTCGCGTTATGAGATGCTCGCCTGTTTTCTGGGCTGGAGCTGGCCCATGTTCGCCCTATATATATTGATACAGGGCTGGCAGCCCCTTGCTCCTGCGTACTGGCATGCGTTGCTCTTTATGCTGCCGCTGAACATTCTGGGCACCTTCATCCAGTATGAGGCCATTCGTTCCGCCCCTCTGTCGCTCACCATGCCCTTGCTTGCCTTTACTCCAGCTTTCATGATCGTTACCGGCCTTGTTTTTCTGGGGGAAATGCCTTCCCCTGTCGGGCTGGCCGGTATTGCCTGCATTGTAGCCGGAAGTTGGATGCTGAACGTGGATTCCGCGAGCCCCACTGCCTTGCTTGAGCCTTTTCGTGCCATTTTCAGAGTGAAGGGGTCGCGTTATGCGCTGTATGCCTCCATGATCTGGGCCGTGGGGGCCGTTCTTTCAAAACGTATGGCGGTATCCGGAGACCCTGTTTATGCAGGAGCCATGTTTTTTGCCATTCACAATGTGGTTCTTGTGGGCGGACTTTTTCTGACGGGCCGGGCATCACCGCAGGTATTGTTGCGGCATCCCGTAGCCGGTGCGATTTCGGGATTGGTGCTTGTGGCCCATATTGCCTGTCACTATATCTCCATAACCATGGTGACCGCGGCTTACATGATTTCCATCAAGCGCCTGAACGGCCTGTTCTCCGTCCTTATGGGCAGGCTTTTCTTCAATGATGAAAATGTCTACGGAAGGTTGGCCGGTGCTGCCATGATGGCGTTTGGCGCCGGAATTATAGCCTTTCTTGGGTGA
- a CDS encoding FxsA family protein, with the protein MFPKLFLLFTLIPIMELYTLVEVGSVIGVGSTILVVILTGIAGAWLARMEGFNTMMKVRESLAQGKVPADEMVEGLLILVAGILLLTPGFITDCMGILMLAPFTRKPLARVLRKQFNESVKVQGAGSFGSANGAGFTYYTWHSSGGQRTSSNEAFSAQEFEARLRGAGNEEASPRKAVVIDCEPIDDDNSGRK; encoded by the coding sequence ATGTTTCCTAAATTATTTCTGCTTTTTACGCTCATTCCCATCATGGAGCTTTATACATTGGTGGAGGTCGGTTCCGTCATCGGCGTCGGATCGACTATTTTGGTTGTTATTCTGACCGGTATTGCCGGTGCCTGGCTTGCCCGCATGGAAGGCTTCAACACCATGATGAAGGTCAGGGAAAGCCTTGCGCAAGGTAAGGTGCCTGCAGACGAGATGGTGGAAGGCCTGCTCATTCTGGTAGCCGGTATTCTGCTGCTGACGCCCGGTTTCATTACGGACTGCATGGGCATTCTCATGCTGGCCCCCTTTACCCGCAAACCGCTTGCCCGCGTGCTACGCAAGCAGTTCAACGAATCGGTCAAGGTGCAGGGAGCAGGTTCGTTCGGCTCTGCCAACGGTGCCGGATTCACGTACTATACGTGGCATTCTTCCGGTGGTCAGCGTACTTCGAGCAATGAGGCGTTTTCCGCACAGGAGTTTGAAGCCCGCCTGCGTGGTGCCGGTAACGAAGAAGCCTCACCGCGCAAGGCCGTGGTCATTGATTGTGAGCCTATTGATGATGACAACTCCGGCCGGAAATAG
- a CDS encoding putative quinol monooxygenase, which translates to MQDNPDRPIKASPSSAAAEQKQASAEIHITSIFTAKPGLEVYSRQELFEYVKTTLKNPDCKSIRVMQESGRKDSFMLYSIWKSEAAFIEHLGSPIVREYALKNQKYGDPKLFVRRWQLLEDFENT; encoded by the coding sequence ATGCAAGACAATCCTGACAGACCGATCAAAGCCAGCCCATCTTCCGCAGCCGCAGAGCAAAAACAAGCCTCTGCCGAAATACATATCACCAGCATATTCACTGCCAAACCGGGGCTGGAGGTCTATAGCAGGCAGGAGCTGTTCGAGTACGTCAAAACTACACTCAAGAACCCGGATTGCAAAAGTATCCGCGTCATGCAGGAAAGCGGGCGCAAGGACAGCTTCATGCTCTACTCAATCTGGAAGAGCGAAGCCGCGTTCATAGAGCATCTCGGCTCACCTATTGTCCGAGAATATGCCCTCAAGAACCAGAAATACGGCGACCCCAAACTCTTTGTCCGCCGATGGCAACTCCTTGAAGACTTTGAAAACACCTAA
- the creA gene encoding protein CreA, which yields MRLFSGLVAACVVVLLLSVSAQAEMIGSVNTVFKVLGANDKIVVEAFDDPDIEGVTCYLSRAKKGGISGSLGVAEDTSDASLSCRQVGPITVPERIRNKKEDGEEVFKKRTSLLFKSMQVVRFYDAKRNVIIYLTYSDRVIEGSPKNSISCVPVMPWGN from the coding sequence ATGAGGTTATTTTCCGGACTCGTTGCCGCATGTGTCGTGGTTCTGCTGCTGTCTGTCTCTGCACAGGCTGAGATGATCGGTTCCGTCAATACGGTGTTCAAGGTGCTCGGGGCAAATGACAAGATAGTGGTCGAGGCCTTTGATGATCCCGATATCGAGGGAGTGACCTGCTATCTGAGCCGCGCCAAGAAAGGCGGAATCTCCGGCAGCCTCGGGGTTGCGGAAGACACCTCGGATGCCTCGCTGTCTTGTCGGCAGGTCGGGCCCATTACGGTTCCCGAACGTATCCGCAACAAGAAGGAGGATGGCGAGGAAGTCTTCAAGAAGCGGACCTCGCTGTTGTTCAAGAGTATGCAGGTTGTGCGGTTTTATGATGCCAAGCGCAATGTGATCATCTACCTGACCTACAGCGACAGGGTTATTGAGGGCTCTCCCAAGAACTCCATCAGTTGTGTTCCGGTCATGCCTTGGGGGAACTGA
- a CDS encoding response regulator: MMKPNRYRILIIDDTPANIEMLYAILQPEYSINVATSGQDAVELAKNNPPDLILLDIVMPGMDGYATCAALKTAPQTANIPVIFVTALNSNNDEEKGFTMGGVDFITKPFNPSIVLARVKTHLALYNQNRELDRLIQQRTAELSKSKEAAEAASQAKSLFLANISHELRTPLNGIQGMAQLLADSELNTAQKELLSFLNQSAVRLTSLVSSLLELSHIETDTLKIDRKMICLEDTLQPLLDVIQEQAQVKSLSFSSQFDDSIPKQLFCDPGCLKQILTNVLSNAVRYTPKGTVRLHVKPHGGQQEQSSRFVNLLFTVQDTGTGMSKETQKHIFKSFTIAEDYLTKEFSGAGLGLSITRSLTRKLGGRIWVESEEGKGSTFFILLPFEIVREAAARESTAAASGAEHTLQILLVEDDPISQAAGKGLLELSGHKVTVVPDGELALAALVSNQYDIILMDIQLPGPNGIEITHRIRDGQSGRSAAQTPVIALTAFAENKRLMEESSGFQAVLGKPYSRQELLDTINLVLLETRQQGLP, from the coding sequence ATGATGAAACCCAACCGTTACAGGATTCTCATTATTGACGACACTCCTGCCAACATTGAGATGCTCTATGCCATTCTCCAGCCGGAGTATTCCATCAATGTGGCAACAAGCGGTCAGGACGCAGTTGAACTGGCAAAGAACAACCCGCCGGATCTCATTCTGCTCGACATCGTCATGCCCGGCATGGATGGCTATGCAACATGCGCGGCACTCAAAACCGCACCGCAGACGGCTAATATTCCCGTCATCTTCGTCACTGCACTCAACTCCAACAACGATGAAGAAAAAGGCTTCACTATGGGCGGGGTGGACTTCATTACCAAGCCATTCAATCCCTCCATCGTTCTGGCAAGAGTAAAAACGCATCTGGCTCTCTACAACCAGAACAGGGAATTGGACAGACTGATACAGCAGCGGACTGCGGAGCTTTCCAAATCCAAGGAAGCCGCGGAGGCAGCCAGTCAGGCCAAAAGCCTCTTTCTTGCCAACATCAGCCACGAGTTGCGTACTCCGTTGAATGGCATACAGGGCATGGCACAACTGCTGGCAGACAGCGAGCTCAACACTGCACAAAAGGAACTGCTGTCCTTTCTGAATCAATCCGCTGTCCGTCTCACTTCACTTGTCTCCTCATTGCTCGAGTTGTCCCACATTGAAACCGACACCCTGAAAATAGACCGAAAAATGATATGCCTTGAGGACACTCTGCAGCCCCTGCTGGATGTCATCCAAGAGCAGGCGCAGGTAAAATCCCTCTCATTCTCTTCACAGTTCGACGATTCCATTCCAAAGCAACTGTTCTGCGACCCGGGCTGCCTGAAACAGATTCTTACCAACGTACTGTCAAATGCCGTACGCTATACCCCAAAGGGGACCGTCAGGTTGCACGTTAAGCCGCACGGCGGACAGCAGGAACAGTCATCACGGTTCGTCAATCTGCTCTTCACGGTTCAGGATACTGGTACCGGCATGTCCAAAGAGACCCAGAAGCACATATTCAAATCCTTCACCATAGCCGAGGACTATCTGACAAAGGAATTCAGCGGGGCAGGACTGGGTCTTTCCATCACCCGCAGCCTCACACGCAAGTTGGGCGGCCGCATATGGGTAGAAAGCGAGGAAGGTAAGGGAAGCACGTTTTTCATTCTGCTACCCTTTGAAATCGTGAGGGAAGCAGCCGCACGAGAAAGTACGGCTGCTGCTTCAGGTGCAGAGCATACCCTGCAAATCCTGCTTGTCGAGGACGACCCCATCAGTCAGGCGGCTGGCAAGGGCTTGCTGGAGCTTTCCGGCCACAAGGTCACCGTGGTGCCCGATGGAGAACTGGCGCTTGCAGCATTGGTAAGCAACCAATACGACATCATTCTGATGGATATTCAGTTGCCCGGCCCCAACGGCATAGAAATCACCCATCGCATCCGTGACGGGCAAAGCGGCAGGTCGGCAGCCCAGACACCTGTAATAGCGCTGACCGCCTTTGCGGAAAACAAACGTCTCATGGAGGAAAGCAGCGGTTTTCAGGCGGTTCTCGGAAAACCATACTCCCGTCAGGAACTGCTGGACACCATCAACCTCGTTCTGCTTGAGACCAGACAGCAGGGACTGCCCTGA
- a CDS encoding response regulator, whose protein sequence is MTAPQRILIVDDTPANIHILKEVLKDEFAISAATNGKDALKLASSDPRPDIILLDIVMSGMDGYEVCKQLKRNRNTAAIPILFVTTLSDSEDEARGLELGAVDYITKPFSPPTIKARVRNHLKLKEYQDNLEHLVEERTREIALTQSVTIFSMACLAEMRDNELVGHIKRTQLYVRLLAEQLEHHVDYRDYFRQVPVDLLCASIPLHDIGKIGIPDQILLKPGRLNDDEFAIMKLHTVYGRDTLERAEGMLNSSNSFLRVAREIAHTHHEWWDGSGYPQGLAGTDIPVAGRLMAVADVYDALISKRIYKEPISHQESLEIVANKSGTQFDPQIIEAFVRIEKDIRSAAIMHADFEEERQCLLNNIMCGTDCRGAS, encoded by the coding sequence ATGACCGCACCACAACGAATTCTCATAGTTGACGATACGCCTGCCAACATTCACATCCTCAAGGAAGTCCTCAAGGACGAGTTCGCCATCAGTGCCGCCACGAACGGAAAAGATGCTCTTAAGCTGGCAAGCTCGGATCCCAGACCGGACATCATCCTGCTGGACATCGTCATGAGCGGCATGGACGGATACGAAGTATGCAAGCAACTGAAACGCAACAGAAATACCGCAGCCATTCCCATCCTCTTCGTCACCACGCTTTCCGACTCCGAAGATGAAGCCAGAGGACTGGAGCTCGGCGCTGTGGACTACATTACCAAGCCGTTCAGTCCGCCAACAATCAAAGCCCGTGTCCGCAACCACCTGAAGCTCAAGGAGTATCAAGATAACCTGGAGCATCTTGTGGAAGAAAGAACGCGGGAGATTGCGCTGACACAGTCCGTAACCATCTTCAGCATGGCCTGTCTGGCAGAAATGCGTGACAACGAATTGGTCGGTCACATCAAACGCACCCAACTCTACGTGCGGCTTCTCGCCGAACAGCTTGAACACCATGTCGACTACCGGGATTATTTCCGGCAAGTGCCCGTGGACCTTCTCTGTGCGTCCATCCCTCTCCACGACATAGGCAAGATAGGCATCCCCGACCAAATACTGCTCAAACCGGGTCGCCTCAATGATGATGAATTCGCCATCATGAAGCTGCATACCGTATACGGCAGGGATACTCTGGAACGGGCGGAAGGCATGCTCAACTCTTCAAACTCCTTCCTGCGGGTTGCGCGGGAGATAGCCCACACGCACCACGAATGGTGGGACGGAAGCGGTTATCCGCAAGGACTGGCGGGAACGGATATTCCGGTGGCAGGCAGGCTCATGGCGGTAGCGGATGTTTACGATGCCCTCATAAGCAAGCGGATCTACAAAGAGCCCATATCCCATCAGGAATCCTTGGAGATTGTCGCAAACAAATCCGGCACCCAGTTTGATCCGCAGATCATCGAAGCCTTTGTACGCATTGAAAAAGACATACGATCTGCCGCCATCATGCACGCAGACTTTGAAGAAGAACGCCAGTGCCTGCTCAACAACATCATGTGCGGCACCGATTGCAGGGGAGCCTCATGA